One window from the genome of Cardiocondyla obscurior isolate alpha-2009 linkage group LG04, Cobs3.1, whole genome shotgun sequence encodes:
- the Taldo gene encoding probable transaldolase, whose amino-acid sequence MSEPQSKKRNMSSLDQLKGLTTVVADTGDFEAMEQFKPTDATTNPSLILAAANQKKYAHLIDKAVEWGKKSASTLLDQVEEAFDMTCVLFGKEILNIIPGRVSTEVDARYSFHKEASVNKAKKLIGLYERLGVSKERILIKLASTWEGIQAAKELEEKHGIHCNLTLLFSFVQAMACADAGVTLISPFVGRILDWYLANTDKKGYKPKEDPGVVSVTRIYNYYKKYDYKTVVMGASFRNVDEIRELAGCDLLTISPKLLEELENSNEPVQKVLSVESAKKCDIEKMTLDEAGFRYLLNEDQMATEKLSDGIRKFAADARKLRKLLEEKIQE is encoded by the exons ATGAGCGAGCCTCAGTCGAAGAAAAGGAACATGAGCTCGTTGGACCAACTGAAGGGGCTCACCACGGTGGTCGCCGACACCGGCGACTTCGAAG CTATGGAGCAGTTTAAACCGACAGATGCAACGACAAATCCCTCATTAATTCTCGCTGCAGCTAATCAAAAGAAATACGCTCATTTAATTGACAAAGCTGTGGAATGGGGCAAGAAGTCTGCCTC CACTCTTCTTGATCAAGTTGAAGAAGCCTTTGATATGACCTGCGTTTTATTTGGCAAAGAgatcttaaatataattcccGGAAGAGTTTCTACAGAAGTAGACGCGAGATACTCCTTTCACAAGGAAGCCAGTGTCAATAAGGCGAAAAAATTGATCGGACTATACGAAAGGCTTGGCGTGAGCAAAGAACGCATCTTAATTAAGCTCGCGTCGACTTGGGAAGGCATTCAAGCAGCGAA agaactGGAGGAAAAGCATGGCATTCATTGCAATTTAACGCTGCTGTTCTCTTTTGTTCAGGCTATGGCCTGCGCGGACGCTGGTGTTACTTTAATTTCACCGTTCGTTGGTCGAATTCTTGATTG GTACTTGGCAAATACAGATAAAAAGGGTTACAAACCAAAAGAAGATCCAGGCGTCGTTTCTGTAACGcgaatttacaattattacaaaaagtaTGATTATAAGACGGTCGTTATGGGCGCCTCGTTCAGAAATGTTg ATGAAATCAGGGAACTCGCCGGCTGTGACTTGCTTACTATAAGTCCTAAATTATTGGAAGAGTTAGAAAACAGTAACGAGCCCGTGCAAAAAGTTTTGAGTGTCGAATCGGCCAAGAAGTGTGATATTGAAAAAATGACGTTGGACGAAGCTGGATTTAGATATCTCTTAAACGAAGACCAAATGGCAACCGAAAAGTTGAGCGACGGTATTCGCAAGTTTGCCGCTGACGCGCGCAAGCTTAGAAAGCTACTAGAGGAAAAGATTCAGGAATAA
- the Sigmar gene encoding tumor necrosis factor alpha-induced protein 8-like protein isoform X1 — translation MELQSWLLYHLVAVTDCNQVMQSANTIGSGGGGGGGGGGSYAASGTGSRTRDLGLRAQKKLLGRIVSTNAGRSLFIDDATTSLLDNLYKLMENVAKSNPHLDKKEPEKVLKNIIKLSIKIGLVQRSHQFRTSDAEKLEEIREALGTVAMTVVSFYEVDYSYDQEYLTGSMERCRTLLQQLIKPHLTDKSLQRCDQVFDFLAYPKFLDSAFRYDSEHRPILGMLVNDLNKALDARRL, via the exons ATGGAACTGCAGAGTTGGCTGCTTTATCACTTGGTCGCCGTCACTGACTGCAATCAAG TGATGCAGTCGGCAAACACAATTGGAAGTGGCGGCGGGGGTGGAGGCGGCGGAGGAGGATCATACGCCGCCAGTGGGACCGGAAGTCGCACTCGCGATTTAGGACTGCGCGCCCAGAAGAAGCTACTCGGCCGTATAGTGTCGACTAACGCTGGTCGGTCGCTCTTCATCGACGACGCCACGACGTCGTTGCTCGACAATTTGTACAAATTGATGGAGAACGTCGCTAAGAGCAACCCACACTTGGACAAAAAGGAGCCCGAGAAAGTCCTGAAAAACATTATCAAATTGTCAATCAAG ATTGGACTCGTGCAACGAAGCCATCAGTTTCGTACGAGCGACGCCGAAAAGCTGGAGGAGATCCGGGAGGCTCTGGGGACAGTGGCGATGACCGTTGTGTCGTTCTACGAAGTGGATTATAGTTACGACCAGGAGTACCTGACAGGCTCGATGGAGCGTTGCCGAACGCTGCTGCAGCAGCTGATAAAACCGCACCTTACGGACAAGTCGCTGCAGCGTTGCGACCAGGTGTTCGACTTCCTGGCGTACCCTAAATTCTTAGACTCGGCATTCCGATACGACTCCGAGCACAGACCCATCCTCGGCATGCTAGTCAATGACCTCAACAAGGCGTTGGATGCCAGACGACTTTGA
- the Sigmar gene encoding tumor necrosis factor alpha-induced protein 8-like protein isoform X2 — MQSANTIGSGGGGGGGGGGSYAASGTGSRTRDLGLRAQKKLLGRIVSTNAGRSLFIDDATTSLLDNLYKLMENVAKSNPHLDKKEPEKVLKNIIKLSIKIGLVQRSHQFRTSDAEKLEEIREALGTVAMTVVSFYEVDYSYDQEYLTGSMERCRTLLQQLIKPHLTDKSLQRCDQVFDFLAYPKFLDSAFRYDSEHRPILGMLVNDLNKALDARRL, encoded by the exons ATGCAGTCGGCAAACACAATTGGAAGTGGCGGCGGGGGTGGAGGCGGCGGAGGAGGATCATACGCCGCCAGTGGGACCGGAAGTCGCACTCGCGATTTAGGACTGCGCGCCCAGAAGAAGCTACTCGGCCGTATAGTGTCGACTAACGCTGGTCGGTCGCTCTTCATCGACGACGCCACGACGTCGTTGCTCGACAATTTGTACAAATTGATGGAGAACGTCGCTAAGAGCAACCCACACTTGGACAAAAAGGAGCCCGAGAAAGTCCTGAAAAACATTATCAAATTGTCAATCAAG ATTGGACTCGTGCAACGAAGCCATCAGTTTCGTACGAGCGACGCCGAAAAGCTGGAGGAGATCCGGGAGGCTCTGGGGACAGTGGCGATGACCGTTGTGTCGTTCTACGAAGTGGATTATAGTTACGACCAGGAGTACCTGACAGGCTCGATGGAGCGTTGCCGAACGCTGCTGCAGCAGCTGATAAAACCGCACCTTACGGACAAGTCGCTGCAGCGTTGCGACCAGGTGTTCGACTTCCTGGCGTACCCTAAATTCTTAGACTCGGCATTCCGATACGACTCCGAGCACAGACCCATCCTCGGCATGCTAGTCAATGACCTCAACAAGGCGTTGGATGCCAGACGACTTTGA